In one Magnetospirillum sp. genomic region, the following are encoded:
- a CDS encoding alpha/beta fold hydrolase — MPQKLPLQWHKSLAPRASVLESERQKHPEAAFRTALGLEIKRRLAEFHDGLVRYRKAAYRRDVPAATIAWQEGTTTLYDYAPDAPSHARPVLLVPSLINRAYILDLAADNSLARFLAAQGFRPFLVDWAAPGEIERGFGLTHYIDSRLAAMLACVEKTAGARGGKPAVLGYCMGGLLALGLAMRCQARLSGLALLATPWDFHTERVDLAQGIGEAFEPWWPWIDKVGELPVDVLQGLFTALDPFLAARKFRALAGVSEDNPKFKAFVALEDWLNDGVALAAPVARETLVGWYGENNPMRGRWTLGGRAVLPQAIDLPSLCVIPAQDRIVPPASATALADRLAQCDRLTPPLGHIGMVVGGRGRAELWTPLAAWLARLPATKRGR, encoded by the coding sequence TTGCCGCAGAAACTGCCGCTCCAATGGCACAAAAGCCTCGCCCCGCGCGCAAGCGTGCTGGAAAGCGAACGCCAAAAACATCCTGAAGCGGCGTTCCGCACCGCTCTCGGCCTTGAGATCAAGCGCCGCTTGGCCGAGTTCCACGACGGGCTCGTGCGCTACCGCAAAGCCGCCTATCGCCGCGACGTGCCGGCCGCCACGATCGCCTGGCAGGAAGGGACGACCACGCTTTACGACTATGCGCCCGACGCACCCAGCCATGCGCGTCCCGTGCTGCTGGTCCCGTCGCTGATCAACCGCGCCTATATTCTCGACCTTGCAGCCGACAATTCGCTGGCGCGCTTTCTGGCAGCGCAAGGTTTCCGTCCGTTTCTGGTCGATTGGGCGGCCCCCGGCGAGATCGAGCGCGGCTTCGGCTTGACGCATTACATCGACAGCCGCTTGGCGGCGATGCTGGCATGCGTGGAAAAGACGGCAGGTGCGCGCGGCGGCAAACCGGCCGTGCTCGGCTATTGCATGGGCGGCTTGCTGGCTTTGGGGCTCGCGATGCGCTGCCAAGCGCGTTTGAGCGGGCTCGCACTGCTTGCCACGCCTTGGGACTTCCACACCGAGCGCGTCGATCTGGCGCAAGGGATCGGCGAAGCCTTCGAGCCGTGGTGGCCGTGGATCGACAAGGTCGGCGAATTGCCGGTCGACGTGCTGCAGGGCCTGTTCACGGCCCTCGATCCATTTTTGGCGGCGCGCAAATTCCGCGCTTTGGCCGGCGTGTCGGAAGACAACCCCAAATTCAAAGCGTTTGTGGCGCTGGAAGATTGGCTCAACGACGGCGTGGCCCTGGCAGCCCCTGTCGCGCGCGAAACTTTGGTCGGCTGGTACGGCGAAAACAACCCGATGCGCGGGCGCTGGACGTTGGGCGGGCGCGCGGTTTTGCCGCAGGCGATCGACCTGCCGAGTCTGTGCGTGATCCCGGCCCAGGACCGCATCGTGCCGCCGGCAAGTGCAACGGCCCTTGCCGACAGGCTTGCGCAATGCGATCGCCTCACGCCGCCTTTGGGCCATATCGGCATGGTCGTGGGCGGGCGCGGGCGTGCGGAATTGTGGACGCCACTCGCGGCTTGGCTGGCGCGCTTGCCCGCGACCAAGCGGGGCAGGTAG
- a CDS encoding carboxymuconolactone decarboxylase family protein, with the protein MPHVKPVEYDDASPEVKAVYDDIKASRKISWINNFWKVLASHPPTLKRTWEALRDVMRPGALDVKTKEMLFLAVSVANNCEYCIASHMASARAHGVSEAELGELMAVISMAAQTNRFAQGYQPAIDPQFKPKGG; encoded by the coding sequence ATGCCGCACGTGAAGCCCGTCGAATACGACGATGCCAGCCCCGAGGTCAAAGCCGTCTACGACGACATCAAAGCCTCGCGCAAAATCAGCTGGATCAACAATTTCTGGAAGGTGCTCGCAAGCCATCCGCCGACCCTGAAGCGCACGTGGGAGGCTTTGCGCGACGTGATGCGCCCCGGCGCGCTCGACGTCAAAACCAAAGAGATGCTGTTTCTGGCCGTGTCGGTCGCCAACAATTGCGAATACTGCATCGCCAGCCACATGGCGTCGGCGCGCGCGCACGGCGTGAGCGAGGCGGAACTGGGCGAACTCATGGCCGTGATCTCGATGGCGGCCCAGACCAACCGCTTCGCGCAAGGCTACCAGCCCGCCATCGATCCGCAGTTCAAGCCCAAGGGCGGCTGA
- the phbB gene encoding acetoacetyl-CoA reductase, with translation MSGRVAIVTGGTRGIGEAICVGLKDAGYKVAANYGGNDDAAKDFTARTGIPAFKWDVSKYEACVAGVKQVAETLGPVDVLVNNAGITRDGTMHKMTFEQWDAVIQTNLGSCFNMSRAVIEGMRARKFGRIVNIGSVNGQAGQYGQVNYAAAKSGIHGFTKALAQEGASGGITVNAIAPGYIDTDMVRAVPANVLEKIVARIPVGRLGKASEIARGVLFLVADEGGFVTGSTMSINGGQHMY, from the coding sequence ATGTCGGGACGGGTAGCGATCGTGACGGGCGGAACGCGCGGCATCGGCGAGGCGATTTGCGTTGGCCTCAAGGACGCAGGGTACAAGGTTGCGGCCAACTACGGCGGCAACGACGATGCGGCCAAGGACTTCACCGCGCGTACGGGCATCCCGGCCTTTAAGTGGGACGTCTCGAAATACGAAGCGTGCGTGGCGGGCGTCAAACAAGTGGCCGAGACGCTCGGCCCCGTCGACGTGCTCGTGAACAATGCCGGCATCACGCGCGACGGCACCATGCACAAGATGACGTTCGAGCAGTGGGACGCCGTGATCCAAACCAATCTCGGCTCGTGCTTCAACATGAGCCGCGCGGTCATCGAGGGCATGCGCGCGCGCAAATTCGGTAGGATCGTGAATATCGGGTCCGTGAACGGCCAAGCGGGCCAGTACGGCCAGGTTAACTACGCGGCGGCGAAGTCGGGCATCCACGGCTTCACGAAAGCGCTCGCCCAAGAGGGCGCTTCTGGCGGCATCACCGTGAACGCGATTGCCCCCGGCTACATCGACACCGACATGGTGCGCGCCGTGCCCGCCAACGTGCTCGAAAAGATCGTCGCGCGCATCCCGGTGGGGCGCCTCGGCAAAGCGTCGGAAATCGCGCGCGGCGTCTTGTTCCTCGTCGCCGACGAAGGCGGCTTCGTCACCGGTTCGACCATGTCGATCAATGGCGGCCAGCATATGTACTGA
- a CDS encoding acetyl-CoA C-acetyltransferase produces MTDIVIAAAARTPVGSFNGALSGVSAHYLGQIAIVEAMKRAGVAPAEVDEAIMGQILTAAQGQNPARQAAVAAGIPVEKTAYGINQLCGSGLRAVALGFQAIRNGDSNIVVAGGQESMSQAPHAMNLRNGTKMGSAEMVDTMLKDGLWDAFHGYHMGNTAENVAQKWQITREEQDKFAMASQNKAEAAQKAGKFKDEIAPVTIKGRKGDVVVADDEYPKHGTTLDTLGKLRPAFDKNGTVTAGNASGINDGAAVLVLMTAKEAARRGITPLARIASWATAGVEPALMGSGPIPASRLALSKAGWKHEDLDLVEANEAFAAQAIAVNKDLGWDTAKVNVNGGAIAIGHPVGASGARVLTTLLYEMGRRNAKKGLATLCIGGGMGIAMCVER; encoded by the coding sequence ATGACCGATATCGTGATCGCCGCCGCCGCCCGCACGCCGGTCGGCAGCTTCAACGGGGCGCTGTCCGGCGTATCGGCGCATTATCTGGGCCAGATCGCGATCGTCGAAGCCATGAAGCGCGCAGGCGTGGCCCCCGCCGAAGTCGACGAGGCCATCATGGGCCAGATCCTCACAGCCGCACAGGGCCAGAACCCGGCCCGCCAAGCGGCCGTCGCCGCCGGCATTCCGGTCGAGAAAACCGCTTACGGCATCAACCAGCTTTGCGGCTCGGGGCTTCGCGCCGTGGCGCTGGGCTTCCAGGCGATCCGCAACGGCGACAGCAACATCGTCGTCGCCGGCGGCCAGGAAAGCATGAGCCAAGCGCCGCATGCGATGAATCTTCGCAACGGCACCAAGATGGGCTCGGCCGAAATGGTCGATACGATGCTCAAAGACGGTCTGTGGGATGCGTTCCACGGCTACCACATGGGCAACACGGCCGAGAACGTCGCGCAGAAATGGCAGATCACGCGCGAAGAGCAGGACAAATTCGCGATGGCCTCGCAGAACAAGGCCGAGGCCGCCCAGAAGGCCGGCAAATTCAAAGACGAAATCGCGCCCGTCACGATCAAGGGCCGCAAGGGCGACGTGGTCGTGGCCGACGACGAATACCCGAAGCACGGCACCACGCTCGACACGCTCGGCAAGCTGCGCCCGGCCTTCGACAAAAACGGCACGGTCACGGCCGGCAACGCTTCGGGCATCAACGACGGTGCCGCCGTTCTCGTGCTGATGACCGCCAAGGAAGCCGCCCGCCGGGGCATCACGCCGCTCGCGCGCATCGCGTCGTGGGCGACTGCCGGCGTGGAGCCTGCTTTGATGGGCTCGGGCCCGATCCCGGCCTCGCGCCTGGCTCTGTCGAAAGCCGGCTGGAAGCACGAAGATCTCGATCTCGTCGAAGCGAACGAAGCGTTCGCCGCACAAGCGATCGCGGTCAACAAGGATCTCGGCTGGGACACGGCCAAGGTCAACGTCAATGGCGGGGCGATCGCGATCGGCCATCCGGTGGGTGCTTCGGGTGCGCGCGTGCTCACCACGCTGCTCTACGAAATGGGCCGCCGCAATGCCAAGAAGGGTCTTGCCACTTTGTGCATCGGCGGCGGCATGGGCATTGCCATGTGCGTTGAGCGATAA
- a CDS encoding gamma-glutamylcyclotransferase: MPDSNKPDLKHETGRLAPCEGCPPPPESREFWVFAYGSLIWDPGFPYEEARPGRLMGFHRSFCVRSTRYRGTPERPGLVLGLDKGGSCRGIAYRVAPREGARTMEYLWEREMLNRSYHCMDLRVTLMDGREVVARTFVVDRTQPGYVGKLDLGETADRIRHSVGQRGANRAYLENTVEHLDRLGIRDRGLSQLLAAVKAPRLGSEP; encoded by the coding sequence ATGCCCGATTCGAACAAGCCCGACCTCAAACACGAAACCGGCCGCCTGGCACCGTGCGAGGGTTGCCCGCCGCCGCCGGAATCGCGCGAATTCTGGGTCTTTGCCTACGGCTCGCTGATCTGGGATCCGGGCTTCCCTTACGAAGAAGCGCGGCCCGGCCGCTTGATGGGTTTCCATCGCTCGTTTTGCGTGCGCTCGACGCGCTATCGCGGCACGCCCGAGCGTCCGGGCCTCGTGTTGGGGCTCGACAAGGGCGGCTCGTGCCGCGGTATTGCCTATCGTGTCGCACCGCGCGAGGGGGCCCGCACGATGGAATATCTGTGGGAGCGCGAGATGCTGAACCGATCCTACCATTGCATGGATCTGCGCGTGACCTTGATGGACGGGCGCGAAGTGGTGGCACGCACCTTCGTGGTCGACCGCACGCAGCCGGGTTATGTCGGCAAGCTCGATTTGGGCGAAACCGCCGATCGCATTCGCCATTCGGTCGGCCAACGCGGTGCCAACCGCGCCTATCTCGAAAATACGGTCGAGCATCTCGACCGGCTCGGCATTCGCGACCGCGGCCTGTCGCAGCTGCTGGCTGCCGTGAAGGCTCCCCGCCTCGGTAGCGAGCCATGA
- the phaR gene encoding polyhydroxyalkanoate synthesis repressor PhaR, whose product MNDTTNPPPPPGAAAAAPNATAPNTAADSGKEPVKIKKYANRRLYNTATSSYVTLEHLCAMVKQNTDFVVHDAKTGEDITRSVLTQIIVEEESKGGQNMLPVAFLRQLISFYGDNLQALVPRYLESSMAAFARNQEQMRTAMQQAFGGIFPFASTLGGTPLGSPLGSIEEIGKQNMALMQNALKMWSPFGFEGGAGSGAAPAAAPEPGANIKGDESLDELRRQLEEMQARLTTLTKKS is encoded by the coding sequence ATGAACGATACGACAAATCCCCCGCCCCCGCCCGGCGCCGCCGCCGCCGCCCCGAATGCCACTGCGCCGAATACGGCAGCGGATTCCGGCAAAGAGCCGGTGAAGATCAAGAAGTACGCCAATCGGCGCCTCTACAATACGGCGACGTCGAGCTACGTCACGCTCGAACATCTGTGCGCGATGGTGAAGCAGAACACCGATTTCGTCGTGCACGACGCCAAAACCGGCGAAGACATCACGCGCAGCGTGCTCACGCAGATCATCGTCGAAGAAGAGAGCAAGGGCGGGCAAAACATGCTGCCCGTCGCCTTCCTGCGCCAGCTCATCTCGTTCTACGGCGACAATCTGCAGGCCCTTGTGCCGCGCTATCTCGAAAGCTCGATGGCCGCCTTTGCGCGCAACCAAGAGCAGATGCGCACGGCCATGCAGCAAGCTTTCGGCGGCATTTTCCCGTTCGCCTCGACGCTGGGCGGAACGCCGTTGGGGTCGCCCTTGGGTTCGATCGAAGAGATCGGCAAGCAGAACATGGCGCTGATGCAGAACGCGCTCAAAATGTGGTCGCCCTTCGGCTTCGAGGGCGGGGCGGGTTCAGGTGCGGCACCGGCCGCTGCGCCGGAACCGGGTGCGAACATCAAGGGCGACGAATCGCTCGACGAGTTGCGCCGCCAGCTCGAAGAAATGCAAGCCCGCCTGACGACCCTCACAAAAAAGAGCTAG
- a CDS encoding EamA family transporter produces the protein MTATAQAANATTRVATLVGFGAILLWASLALLTTIAEPPPFLGVAVAFSVAAVLGMGKRLYAREPVFAAWRQPLAAWALGLAGLFGYHACYFAALSLAPPVEATLVNYLWPLLIVLFAGLLPGERLRWFHLAGAALGLIGCVLIVAPALDASASAARNPLVGYAVAAAAAFLWAGYSVLSRRFAEVPSDAVAGFCAGTAALAWACHFLFEPPFAGDAAAWAIMAAMGLGPVGLAFYLWDIGMKRGDIKALGAASYLTPLLSTGLLLLAGRGTPSLTLALAAALIVGGAVLASKDMLRR, from the coding sequence TTGACGGCGACGGCCCAAGCTGCGAACGCCACGACGCGCGTCGCAACCCTCGTCGGGTTCGGCGCCATTCTGCTGTGGGCGAGCCTTGCCTTGCTGACCACGATTGCCGAACCGCCGCCGTTCCTCGGCGTGGCAGTGGCGTTCAGCGTGGCGGCGGTCTTGGGTATGGGCAAACGGCTCTATGCGCGCGAGCCCGTGTTCGCGGCTTGGCGCCAGCCGCTTGCCGCGTGGGCGCTGGGGCTGGCCGGGCTGTTCGGCTACCATGCCTGCTATTTTGCGGCACTGTCGTTGGCCCCGCCGGTCGAAGCGACGCTCGTCAATTATCTGTGGCCGTTGCTGATCGTACTGTTCGCCGGTTTGTTGCCGGGCGAGCGTCTGCGCTGGTTCCATCTGGCGGGTGCCGCACTCGGGCTGATCGGCTGCGTTCTGATCGTGGCCCCGGCGTTGGACGCCTCCGCTTCGGCCGCACGCAATCCGCTCGTGGGATACGCGGTTGCGGCGGCGGCTGCATTTCTGTGGGCGGGTTATTCGGTCTTGTCGCGCCGTTTTGCCGAGGTGCCGAGCGATGCGGTCGCGGGCTTCTGTGCAGGTACTGCAGCGCTTGCCTGGGCGTGCCATTTTCTGTTCGAGCCGCCTTTTGCGGGCGACGCTGCCGCCTGGGCCATCATGGCTGCGATGGGGCTGGGGCCGGTTGGGCTTGCGTTCTATCTGTGGGACATCGGCATGAAGCGCGGCGACATCAAAGCGCTCGGGGCGGCTTCGTATCTGACGCCGCTGCTGTCGACCGGCCTGCTCCTGCTCGCAGGTCGCGGCACCCCAAGCCTCACGCTCGCCCTCGCCGCCGCCCTGATCGTCGGCGGTGCGGTGCTGGCGTCGAAAGACATGCTGCGGCGATAG